From the Methanocaldococcus fervens AG86 genome, the window GGTCTAAAATACTGGAGAGGTAAAAATATGCTATGCATAAAGAAACCTTCTGTAGCGTCATCTTTTGAAGAATTGATACCAAAAATACTAACTGAAGGGGATTTGGTGGAAACAGAATTTGGAGAGCGAACAAAAGAGATTAGAAACACAATTATAGAAATCACAAACCCAAAATTGAAAAAAGTTCCAGAAAAATATCCATTAGGAGAAAAAGCAGTTGAAGAGTATAGGAAAAACCTCTTATACGGTTCAAAAAACATTTTCAGCTATGATTATCATGAGAGACTATTTGAATACCCATACAATGAGGAAAGAATTAACCAAATAGATTACATAATTGAAAAATTAAACCAGCAGAAAAATAGTAGGAGGGCTATAGCAATAACATGGAATCCAAAGATTGATATTGAGGTTAGTAAGGATGAGAGGGGCTCTGTACCATGCTTACAGTTCATAGAGTTTTTGGTTAGGGATAATAACCTTCACATGACTGTAGTTTTTAGAAGTAATGATGCCTTATTGGCTTATGTTGCAAATGCCTTGGGATTAATAAGTTTGGGAGAATATATTGCAGAAAAAACTAACACTCAATTAAAAAGCTATGTTCATCATTCTGTTAGCATGCATGTTTATATTGATAGGGATAGAGATTATATCAAAAAATATTTTCCAGAATACTTAAAATATATCGAATGAAACTTTTAGAAAAAGTTTCATAGCAATAGAGGTTGTGCCTCTATGCATGGTTAGATATCCTCCATTTCAGTTATTATATAATTTCCTTCTTTTCCTTCAAATCCTCTAACTAAAAATGTTTTTCCATTTAATTTTAGGCAGATTTCTCTAACTGTGTCATCAATTCCATACTCGTCAAGCATATCCAAAATTCCAGGCATGAACTGTTCTAAGGTTGCTGGAGGGATGTAACATCTTTTTGAAGAAGTTCCAAAGTGTATCTTTCCAAAAACCTTAATCTTTACATCAACATCTTCTGGGTCTATCTCTCCACAATTTTTGCAGATGTAGACCAAACCTCTTGGTTTAATCTTCGTTTCAACAATCCCTCTACATATCTTGCAGTAATAGTTTACAAATATCGTTGATTGAGGCACTTCCAATATAGCTGGAACTTTTACATCAAAAACTTCTCCTTTATTATATAATTCCTCTTTTGGAATTTCTGGTATTTCTTTTGGGTACTTAACTCCTTTAATAACCTTTTCAATTATTCTAACGCTCTTTTCTTCTGTTACTATACCAAATATTTCATAGCATTTTCCTTTTTCTAAAGGAATGGATGTTATAAAGTTCGCTACTCCATCTCTATCAACCATGGTTCCAATATAAAACACAGATCCTTCTTCACTTTCCTTCTTTTTAATGTCTGCAATCTTAACTTTTGTTAAAATCTGTGAATTTGGTAATAGTGAGGATATCTTTCCTAATACCATGAATATCACCTAAAAAATTTAACTTATTGTTTCTTCCTCTTCTTCGTCCTCTTTTTCCTCTTCAATTAACTCTGGAGCAACCCTTGGCAAAACAACTTCATCTATAAACTTTTTATGGATTATGTATTCCTTAGGTTGGACAATTACAGGCATGTCATTTAATGTTAATGATATAGCCTTTCTAAGCTCACCTTCTTCAGTTCTAAATTCAACAGCCCCAAATCTTACAAATCCTCTTATAAACATTCCAGTAAATACTTCAGGATTTGCTTTAATTCCAAATAATCTTAATTTTCCCCATCCATATCCAT encodes:
- a CDS encoding thymidylate synthase → MLCIKKPSVASSFEELIPKILTEGDLVETEFGERTKEIRNTIIEITNPKLKKVPEKYPLGEKAVEEYRKNLLYGSKNIFSYDYHERLFEYPYNEERINQIDYIIEKLNQQKNSRRAIAITWNPKIDIEVSKDERGSVPCLQFIEFLVRDNNLHMTVVFRSNDALLAYVANALGLISLGEYIAEKTNTQLKSYVHHSVSMHVYIDRDRDYIKKYFPEYLKYIE